One part of the Gossypium raimondii isolate GPD5lz chromosome 1, ASM2569854v1, whole genome shotgun sequence genome encodes these proteins:
- the LOC105782305 gene encoding kinesin-like protein KIN-14F isoform X2, with amino-acid sequence MLLRSERKMPQETTSPSRNPRGLKALPSNNVENPLSEDTFNVYYDFAQRKAEEAASRRYQATEWLREMDQGASKSLPKEPSEEEFCLALRNGLILCNVLNKVNPGAIPKIVENPVIPVQSTEGAAQSAIQYFENMRNFLVSVKDMQLLTFEASDVEKGGSMNKVVDCILCLKGYYEWKKAGGIGVWRYGGTVKITALPKGSPPSLVGSESADDSLDGSESSQYEQLLEFLHLSNEVAIEESKTANALAFLFDRFGLWLLQAYLRESNEIEEFPLNAMVIDTLISKIVKDFSALLVSQGTQLGLFLKKILKTDFNSLSKSDFMEAISLYLGQRTSLASNDFFKFCICGGKREVIHQTVNHSTAYAQLIHLHQRELKEIKLDFQETKLGVKQIHSNWAEQLRRLEHHIKGLEVASSSYHKVLEENRMLYNQVQDLKGTIRVYCRVRPFLQGQTNGQSTVDYIGENGNIMIVNPLKQGKDARKVFSFNKVFGQNVSQEQIYIDTQPLIRSVLDGFNVCIFAYGQTGSGKTYTMSGPDMTTEQTWGVNYRALRDLFQISKERSDFIRYEVGVQMIEIYNEQVRDLLVMDGSNRRLDIRNNSQLNGLNVPDASWVPVSSTQDVLEFMRIGQTNRAVGATALNERSSRSHSVLTIHVYGKELVSGSILKGCLHLVDLAGSERVDKSEAVGERLKEAQHINRSLSALGDVISALAQKSAHIPYRNSKLTQVLQDSLGGQAKTLMFVHVSPEVNAIGETISTLKFAERVASVELGAARSNKETGEIQELKEEISNLKLALEKKEAEVEQLKVGNVRSMTESQRGRAVSPFQIPRHGTSSSIKPGDDNRSSEATSRSASSGKQRRSRFPSAFAVADKEMLPKMPSPAEERLASALKARSPSPPVRRSSSTDRGASNRSRTKVESVDNQPISRVPFPARVPVNKSFATTTVTPSSDATSSGVHSSFQETTKQENISDALYNLRKLSIKKVHSELEDEQFRQALNVRQGGIRKNKAESKAKIKHQLPATLEKTDVAMTLLSEMDDGEKMEQPPKSDFTEPETEQSLVGSPMYAALKMKKLGHNLSRYPHNFEQRGLVQPQAVVPLQGGKTDRSPKEGSNTNLMPEFRRSRSTPRVKFLVLP; translated from the exons atgttGCTG AGATCAGAGAGAAAAATGCCACAGGAAACCACTTCTCCTTCCAGGAATCCCAGAGGCTTAAAGGCTTTACCCTCTAACAATGTGGAGAATCCACTCTCTGAAGATACCTTCAATGTTTATTATGACTTTGCTCAAAGAAAAGCTGAAGAAGCAG CTTCAAGGAGGTACCAAGCAACGGAATGGCTACGAGAGATGGACCAGGGTGCTTCAAAGTCCCTGCCCAAAGAACCTTCTGAAGAAGAGTTTTGCCTTGCACTTCGCAATGGTCTCATTCTTTGCAATGTCCTCAACAAAGTCAATCCTGGAGCTATTCCTAAG ATAGTGGAAAATCCAGTAATCCCAGTGCAGTCAACAGAAGGGGCAGCACAGTCTGCAATCCAGTATTTCGAGAACATGAGGAATTTCCTGGTATCTGTAAAAGATATGCAACTATTGACATTTGAAGCTTCTGATGTTGAAAAG GGTGGGTCTATGAATAAAGTTGTAGACTGCATTCTTTGTCTGAAAGGATATTACGAATGGAAGAAAGCAGGAGGCATTGGAGTTTGGAGGTATGGAGGAACAGTGAAAATTACAGCTTTGCCGAAAGGGTCACCACCCTCCTTGGTTGGAAGTGAAAGTGCTGATGATTCTTTGGACGGATCAGAGTCATCACAATATGAACAATTATTGGAGTTTCTCCATCTCTCTAATGAAGTTGCAATTGAGGAATCCAAAACTGCCAATGCTCTGGCTTTCCTTTTCGACCGCTTTGGGCTTTGGCTTCTACAAGCTTACCTTAGAGAGAGCAATGAGATTGAAGAATTTCCCTTGAATGCAATG GTAATAGACACACTAATCAGCAAGATAGTTAAGGACTTCTCAGCATTGCTTGTTTCTCAGGGTACTCAG CTTGGGCTATTTCTGAAGAAAATCTTGAAAACTGACTTCAATTCTCTATCAAAATCTGATTTTATGGAAGCTATCTCACTGTATCTTGGTCAAAGGACTAGCCTGGCATCGAATGATTTCTTCAAGTTCTGCATCTGTGGTGGTAAACGTGAGGTTATTCACCAAACAGTTAACCATTCAACTGCATATGCACAACTTATTCATCTTCACCAGAGAGAGCTCAAG GAGATCAAATTAGATTTTCAAGAAACAAAACTTGGAGTCAAACAAATTCACTCGAATTGGGCGGAACAACTTAGGAGGCTTG AGCATCATATCAAGGGTCTTGAGGTGGCATCCTCTTCTTACCACAAGGTATTAGAAGAAAACCGCATGCTTTACAATCAAGTTCAAGACCTCAAAG GAACGATAAGAGTGTACTGTAGAGTGAGACCCTTTCTGCAAGGCCAAACAAATGGACAATCAACTGTAGATTATATAGGAGAAAACGGAAATATCATGATTGTCAATCCTTTAAAGCAGGGCAAGGATGCAAGAAAAGTATTCTCCTTTAACAAGGTGTTTGGACAAAATGTCTCACAAG AACAAATATATATCGACACTCAACCACTGATCAGATCTGTCCTAGATGGCTTTAATGTTTGTATCTTCGCATATGGACAAACTGGATCAGGAAAGACATACACCATG AGTGGCCCAGATATGACTACCGAGCAAACATGGGGCGTAAACTACCGTGCTTTACGTGACCTGTTTCAAATATCCAAGGAGAGATCAGACTTTATTAGATATGAAGTTGGGGTgcagatgattgaaatatacaATGAACAAGTGAGAGATTTATTAGTCATGGATGGCTCTAATAGAAGAT TGGATATTCGTAACAATTCTCAGTTGAATGGCCTAAATGTGCCTGATGCAAGTTGGGTTCCAGTTTCAAGTACTCAAGATGTTCTTGAGTTTATGAGAATTGGTCAAACGAATCGTGCTGTAGGTGCCACTGCTTTAAATGAGCGAAGTAGCCGTTCTCACAG TGTTTTGACTATTCACGTATATGGAAAAGAGTTGGTTTCGGGATCTATTCTCAAAGGTTGCCTGCATTTGGTTGATTTGGCTGGGAGTGAGAGAGTGGATAAATCTGAGGCTGTAGGCGAAAGATTGAAGGAAGCACAACATATCAATAGATCACTGTCTGCACTAGGAGATGTCATCTCTGCTCTTGCACAGAAGAGTGCACATATTCCTTACAGAAACAGCAAGCTTACTCAAGTATTGCAGGATTCtttag GTGGGCAAGCTAAAACGTTAATGTTTGTACATGTAAGTCCTGAAGTTAATGCCATTGGAGAGACAATTAGCACTCTGAAGTTTGCCGAGAGGGTCGCTTCCGTAGAACTTGGGGCAGCTCGATCCAACAAGGAAACTGGTGAAATCCAAGAACTTAAAGAAGAG ATATCAAATCTTAAACTTGCATTGGAAAAGAAGGAAGCTGAAGTAGAACAACTAAAAGTTGGAAACGTTCGAAGCATGACCGAATCTCAAAGAGGAAGAGCGGTTTCTCCTTTCCAAATTCCAAGACATGGAACGTCTTCCAGCATTAAGCCTGGTGACGATAATAGATCCTCTGAG GCCACAAGCAGAAGCGCTTCTTCTGGTAAGCAAAGGAGGTCAAGATTTCCATCTGCATTCGCAGTCGCAGATAAGGAGATGTTGCCGAAGATGCCTAGTCCAGCTGAAGAAAGATTAGCAAGTGCCTTAAAGGCAAGGTCACCATCCCCTCCTGTTAGGAGATCCTCATCCACTGATAGAGGAGCCTCCAATAGAAGCAGGACCAAGGTTGAATCAGTTGACAATCAACCAATCTCTAGAGTACCATTCCCGGCTAGAGTACCTGTTAACAAATCCTTTGCCACAACTACTGTGACCCCTTCTTCAGATGCCACCTCCTCTGGGGTCCATTCCAGTTTCCAAGAAACCACAAAACAAGAGAATATCTCAGATGCGTTATACAACCTCCGTAAACTTAGCATTAAGAAAGTCCACTCAGAACTTGAAGATGAGCAGTTTAGGCAAGCACTTAATGTTAGGCAAGGTGGAATTAGGAAAAACAAAGCTGAGAGTAAGGCTAAAATAAAGCACCAACTGCCAGCAACACTTGAGAAAACTGATGTCGCAATGACATTGCTTTCTGAAATGGATGATGGTGAGAAAATGGAGCAGCCTCCAAAAAGTGACTTCACTGAGCCAGAAACTGAGCAATCACTTGTTGGCTCTCCTATGTATGCTGCCTTGAAGATGAAGAAGCTTGGGCACAACCTGTCAAGGTATCCACACAACTTTGAACAAAG GGGATTAGTGCAACCGCAAGCGGTAGTACCATTGCAGGGAGGAAAAACTGACAGGTCTCCAAAGGAGGGAAGTAACACTAATCTGATGCCTGAATTTAGAAGGAGCCGGTCTACTCCTCGCgtgaaatttttggttttgcCTTGA
- the LOC105782305 gene encoding kinesin-like protein KIN-14F isoform X3: MPQETTSPSRNPRGLKALPSNNVENPLSEDTFNVYYDFAQRKAEEAASRRYQATEWLREMDQGASKSLPKEPSEEEFCLALRNGLILCNVLNKVNPGAIPKIVENPVIPVQSTEGAAQSAIQYFENMRNFLVSVKDMQLLTFEASDVEKGGSMNKVVDCILCLKGYYEWKKAGGIGVWRYGGTVKITALPKGSPPSLVGSESADDSLDGSESSQYEQLLEFLHLSNEVAIEESKTANALAFLFDRFGLWLLQAYLRESNEIEEFPLNAMVALQVIDTLISKIVKDFSALLVSQGTQLGLFLKKILKTDFNSLSKSDFMEAISLYLGQRTSLASNDFFKFCICGGKREVIHQTVNHSTAYAQLIHLHQRELKEIKLDFQETKLGVKQIHSNWAEQLRRLEHHIKGLEVASSSYHKVLEENRMLYNQVQDLKGTIRVYCRVRPFLQGQTNGQSTVDYIGENGNIMIVNPLKQGKDARKVFSFNKVFGQNVSQEQIYIDTQPLIRSVLDGFNVCIFAYGQTGSGKTYTMSGPDMTTEQTWGVNYRALRDLFQISKERSDFIRYEVGVQMIEIYNEQVRDLLVMDGSNRRLDIRNNSQLNGLNVPDASWVPVSSTQDVLEFMRIGQTNRAVGATALNERSSRSHSVLTIHVYGKELVSGSILKGCLHLVDLAGSERVDKSEAVGERLKEAQHINRSLSALGDVISALAQKSAHIPYRNSKLTQVLQDSLGGQAKTLMFVHVSPEVNAIGETISTLKFAERVASVELGAARSNKETGEIQELKEEISNLKLALEKKEAEVEQLKVGNVRSMTESQRGRAVSPFQIPRHGTSSSIKPGDDNRSSEATSRSASSGKQRRSRFPSAFAVADKEMLPKMPSPAEERLASALKARSPSPPVRRSSSTDRGASNRSRTKVESVDNQPISRVPFPARVPVNKSFATTTVTPSSDATSSGVHSSFQETTKQENISDALYNLRKLSIKKVHSELEDEQFRQALNVRQGGIRKNKAESKAKIKHQLPATLEKTDVAMTLLSEMDDGEKMEQPPKSDFTEPETEQSLVGSPMYAALKMKKLGHNLSRYPHNFEQRGLVQPQAVVPLQGGKTDRSPKEGSNTNLMPEFRRSRSTPRVKFLVLP, translated from the exons ATGCCACAGGAAACCACTTCTCCTTCCAGGAATCCCAGAGGCTTAAAGGCTTTACCCTCTAACAATGTGGAGAATCCACTCTCTGAAGATACCTTCAATGTTTATTATGACTTTGCTCAAAGAAAAGCTGAAGAAGCAG CTTCAAGGAGGTACCAAGCAACGGAATGGCTACGAGAGATGGACCAGGGTGCTTCAAAGTCCCTGCCCAAAGAACCTTCTGAAGAAGAGTTTTGCCTTGCACTTCGCAATGGTCTCATTCTTTGCAATGTCCTCAACAAAGTCAATCCTGGAGCTATTCCTAAG ATAGTGGAAAATCCAGTAATCCCAGTGCAGTCAACAGAAGGGGCAGCACAGTCTGCAATCCAGTATTTCGAGAACATGAGGAATTTCCTGGTATCTGTAAAAGATATGCAACTATTGACATTTGAAGCTTCTGATGTTGAAAAG GGTGGGTCTATGAATAAAGTTGTAGACTGCATTCTTTGTCTGAAAGGATATTACGAATGGAAGAAAGCAGGAGGCATTGGAGTTTGGAGGTATGGAGGAACAGTGAAAATTACAGCTTTGCCGAAAGGGTCACCACCCTCCTTGGTTGGAAGTGAAAGTGCTGATGATTCTTTGGACGGATCAGAGTCATCACAATATGAACAATTATTGGAGTTTCTCCATCTCTCTAATGAAGTTGCAATTGAGGAATCCAAAACTGCCAATGCTCTGGCTTTCCTTTTCGACCGCTTTGGGCTTTGGCTTCTACAAGCTTACCTTAGAGAGAGCAATGAGATTGAAGAATTTCCCTTGAATGCAATGGTAG CTTTGCAGGTAATAGACACACTAATCAGCAAGATAGTTAAGGACTTCTCAGCATTGCTTGTTTCTCAGGGTACTCAG CTTGGGCTATTTCTGAAGAAAATCTTGAAAACTGACTTCAATTCTCTATCAAAATCTGATTTTATGGAAGCTATCTCACTGTATCTTGGTCAAAGGACTAGCCTGGCATCGAATGATTTCTTCAAGTTCTGCATCTGTGGTGGTAAACGTGAGGTTATTCACCAAACAGTTAACCATTCAACTGCATATGCACAACTTATTCATCTTCACCAGAGAGAGCTCAAG GAGATCAAATTAGATTTTCAAGAAACAAAACTTGGAGTCAAACAAATTCACTCGAATTGGGCGGAACAACTTAGGAGGCTTG AGCATCATATCAAGGGTCTTGAGGTGGCATCCTCTTCTTACCACAAGGTATTAGAAGAAAACCGCATGCTTTACAATCAAGTTCAAGACCTCAAAG GAACGATAAGAGTGTACTGTAGAGTGAGACCCTTTCTGCAAGGCCAAACAAATGGACAATCAACTGTAGATTATATAGGAGAAAACGGAAATATCATGATTGTCAATCCTTTAAAGCAGGGCAAGGATGCAAGAAAAGTATTCTCCTTTAACAAGGTGTTTGGACAAAATGTCTCACAAG AACAAATATATATCGACACTCAACCACTGATCAGATCTGTCCTAGATGGCTTTAATGTTTGTATCTTCGCATATGGACAAACTGGATCAGGAAAGACATACACCATG AGTGGCCCAGATATGACTACCGAGCAAACATGGGGCGTAAACTACCGTGCTTTACGTGACCTGTTTCAAATATCCAAGGAGAGATCAGACTTTATTAGATATGAAGTTGGGGTgcagatgattgaaatatacaATGAACAAGTGAGAGATTTATTAGTCATGGATGGCTCTAATAGAAGAT TGGATATTCGTAACAATTCTCAGTTGAATGGCCTAAATGTGCCTGATGCAAGTTGGGTTCCAGTTTCAAGTACTCAAGATGTTCTTGAGTTTATGAGAATTGGTCAAACGAATCGTGCTGTAGGTGCCACTGCTTTAAATGAGCGAAGTAGCCGTTCTCACAG TGTTTTGACTATTCACGTATATGGAAAAGAGTTGGTTTCGGGATCTATTCTCAAAGGTTGCCTGCATTTGGTTGATTTGGCTGGGAGTGAGAGAGTGGATAAATCTGAGGCTGTAGGCGAAAGATTGAAGGAAGCACAACATATCAATAGATCACTGTCTGCACTAGGAGATGTCATCTCTGCTCTTGCACAGAAGAGTGCACATATTCCTTACAGAAACAGCAAGCTTACTCAAGTATTGCAGGATTCtttag GTGGGCAAGCTAAAACGTTAATGTTTGTACATGTAAGTCCTGAAGTTAATGCCATTGGAGAGACAATTAGCACTCTGAAGTTTGCCGAGAGGGTCGCTTCCGTAGAACTTGGGGCAGCTCGATCCAACAAGGAAACTGGTGAAATCCAAGAACTTAAAGAAGAG ATATCAAATCTTAAACTTGCATTGGAAAAGAAGGAAGCTGAAGTAGAACAACTAAAAGTTGGAAACGTTCGAAGCATGACCGAATCTCAAAGAGGAAGAGCGGTTTCTCCTTTCCAAATTCCAAGACATGGAACGTCTTCCAGCATTAAGCCTGGTGACGATAATAGATCCTCTGAG GCCACAAGCAGAAGCGCTTCTTCTGGTAAGCAAAGGAGGTCAAGATTTCCATCTGCATTCGCAGTCGCAGATAAGGAGATGTTGCCGAAGATGCCTAGTCCAGCTGAAGAAAGATTAGCAAGTGCCTTAAAGGCAAGGTCACCATCCCCTCCTGTTAGGAGATCCTCATCCACTGATAGAGGAGCCTCCAATAGAAGCAGGACCAAGGTTGAATCAGTTGACAATCAACCAATCTCTAGAGTACCATTCCCGGCTAGAGTACCTGTTAACAAATCCTTTGCCACAACTACTGTGACCCCTTCTTCAGATGCCACCTCCTCTGGGGTCCATTCCAGTTTCCAAGAAACCACAAAACAAGAGAATATCTCAGATGCGTTATACAACCTCCGTAAACTTAGCATTAAGAAAGTCCACTCAGAACTTGAAGATGAGCAGTTTAGGCAAGCACTTAATGTTAGGCAAGGTGGAATTAGGAAAAACAAAGCTGAGAGTAAGGCTAAAATAAAGCACCAACTGCCAGCAACACTTGAGAAAACTGATGTCGCAATGACATTGCTTTCTGAAATGGATGATGGTGAGAAAATGGAGCAGCCTCCAAAAAGTGACTTCACTGAGCCAGAAACTGAGCAATCACTTGTTGGCTCTCCTATGTATGCTGCCTTGAAGATGAAGAAGCTTGGGCACAACCTGTCAAGGTATCCACACAACTTTGAACAAAG GGGATTAGTGCAACCGCAAGCGGTAGTACCATTGCAGGGAGGAAAAACTGACAGGTCTCCAAAGGAGGGAAGTAACACTAATCTGATGCCTGAATTTAGAAGGAGCCGGTCTACTCCTCGCgtgaaatttttggttttgcCTTGA
- the LOC105782305 gene encoding kinesin-like protein KIN-14F isoform X1 has translation MLLRSERKMPQETTSPSRNPRGLKALPSNNVENPLSEDTFNVYYDFAQRKAEEAASRRYQATEWLREMDQGASKSLPKEPSEEEFCLALRNGLILCNVLNKVNPGAIPKIVENPVIPVQSTEGAAQSAIQYFENMRNFLVSVKDMQLLTFEASDVEKGGSMNKVVDCILCLKGYYEWKKAGGIGVWRYGGTVKITALPKGSPPSLVGSESADDSLDGSESSQYEQLLEFLHLSNEVAIEESKTANALAFLFDRFGLWLLQAYLRESNEIEEFPLNAMVALQVIDTLISKIVKDFSALLVSQGTQLGLFLKKILKTDFNSLSKSDFMEAISLYLGQRTSLASNDFFKFCICGGKREVIHQTVNHSTAYAQLIHLHQRELKEIKLDFQETKLGVKQIHSNWAEQLRRLEHHIKGLEVASSSYHKVLEENRMLYNQVQDLKGTIRVYCRVRPFLQGQTNGQSTVDYIGENGNIMIVNPLKQGKDARKVFSFNKVFGQNVSQEQIYIDTQPLIRSVLDGFNVCIFAYGQTGSGKTYTMSGPDMTTEQTWGVNYRALRDLFQISKERSDFIRYEVGVQMIEIYNEQVRDLLVMDGSNRRLDIRNNSQLNGLNVPDASWVPVSSTQDVLEFMRIGQTNRAVGATALNERSSRSHSVLTIHVYGKELVSGSILKGCLHLVDLAGSERVDKSEAVGERLKEAQHINRSLSALGDVISALAQKSAHIPYRNSKLTQVLQDSLGGQAKTLMFVHVSPEVNAIGETISTLKFAERVASVELGAARSNKETGEIQELKEEISNLKLALEKKEAEVEQLKVGNVRSMTESQRGRAVSPFQIPRHGTSSSIKPGDDNRSSEATSRSASSGKQRRSRFPSAFAVADKEMLPKMPSPAEERLASALKARSPSPPVRRSSSTDRGASNRSRTKVESVDNQPISRVPFPARVPVNKSFATTTVTPSSDATSSGVHSSFQETTKQENISDALYNLRKLSIKKVHSELEDEQFRQALNVRQGGIRKNKAESKAKIKHQLPATLEKTDVAMTLLSEMDDGEKMEQPPKSDFTEPETEQSLVGSPMYAALKMKKLGHNLSRYPHNFEQRGLVQPQAVVPLQGGKTDRSPKEGSNTNLMPEFRRSRSTPRVKFLVLP, from the exons atgttGCTG AGATCAGAGAGAAAAATGCCACAGGAAACCACTTCTCCTTCCAGGAATCCCAGAGGCTTAAAGGCTTTACCCTCTAACAATGTGGAGAATCCACTCTCTGAAGATACCTTCAATGTTTATTATGACTTTGCTCAAAGAAAAGCTGAAGAAGCAG CTTCAAGGAGGTACCAAGCAACGGAATGGCTACGAGAGATGGACCAGGGTGCTTCAAAGTCCCTGCCCAAAGAACCTTCTGAAGAAGAGTTTTGCCTTGCACTTCGCAATGGTCTCATTCTTTGCAATGTCCTCAACAAAGTCAATCCTGGAGCTATTCCTAAG ATAGTGGAAAATCCAGTAATCCCAGTGCAGTCAACAGAAGGGGCAGCACAGTCTGCAATCCAGTATTTCGAGAACATGAGGAATTTCCTGGTATCTGTAAAAGATATGCAACTATTGACATTTGAAGCTTCTGATGTTGAAAAG GGTGGGTCTATGAATAAAGTTGTAGACTGCATTCTTTGTCTGAAAGGATATTACGAATGGAAGAAAGCAGGAGGCATTGGAGTTTGGAGGTATGGAGGAACAGTGAAAATTACAGCTTTGCCGAAAGGGTCACCACCCTCCTTGGTTGGAAGTGAAAGTGCTGATGATTCTTTGGACGGATCAGAGTCATCACAATATGAACAATTATTGGAGTTTCTCCATCTCTCTAATGAAGTTGCAATTGAGGAATCCAAAACTGCCAATGCTCTGGCTTTCCTTTTCGACCGCTTTGGGCTTTGGCTTCTACAAGCTTACCTTAGAGAGAGCAATGAGATTGAAGAATTTCCCTTGAATGCAATGGTAG CTTTGCAGGTAATAGACACACTAATCAGCAAGATAGTTAAGGACTTCTCAGCATTGCTTGTTTCTCAGGGTACTCAG CTTGGGCTATTTCTGAAGAAAATCTTGAAAACTGACTTCAATTCTCTATCAAAATCTGATTTTATGGAAGCTATCTCACTGTATCTTGGTCAAAGGACTAGCCTGGCATCGAATGATTTCTTCAAGTTCTGCATCTGTGGTGGTAAACGTGAGGTTATTCACCAAACAGTTAACCATTCAACTGCATATGCACAACTTATTCATCTTCACCAGAGAGAGCTCAAG GAGATCAAATTAGATTTTCAAGAAACAAAACTTGGAGTCAAACAAATTCACTCGAATTGGGCGGAACAACTTAGGAGGCTTG AGCATCATATCAAGGGTCTTGAGGTGGCATCCTCTTCTTACCACAAGGTATTAGAAGAAAACCGCATGCTTTACAATCAAGTTCAAGACCTCAAAG GAACGATAAGAGTGTACTGTAGAGTGAGACCCTTTCTGCAAGGCCAAACAAATGGACAATCAACTGTAGATTATATAGGAGAAAACGGAAATATCATGATTGTCAATCCTTTAAAGCAGGGCAAGGATGCAAGAAAAGTATTCTCCTTTAACAAGGTGTTTGGACAAAATGTCTCACAAG AACAAATATATATCGACACTCAACCACTGATCAGATCTGTCCTAGATGGCTTTAATGTTTGTATCTTCGCATATGGACAAACTGGATCAGGAAAGACATACACCATG AGTGGCCCAGATATGACTACCGAGCAAACATGGGGCGTAAACTACCGTGCTTTACGTGACCTGTTTCAAATATCCAAGGAGAGATCAGACTTTATTAGATATGAAGTTGGGGTgcagatgattgaaatatacaATGAACAAGTGAGAGATTTATTAGTCATGGATGGCTCTAATAGAAGAT TGGATATTCGTAACAATTCTCAGTTGAATGGCCTAAATGTGCCTGATGCAAGTTGGGTTCCAGTTTCAAGTACTCAAGATGTTCTTGAGTTTATGAGAATTGGTCAAACGAATCGTGCTGTAGGTGCCACTGCTTTAAATGAGCGAAGTAGCCGTTCTCACAG TGTTTTGACTATTCACGTATATGGAAAAGAGTTGGTTTCGGGATCTATTCTCAAAGGTTGCCTGCATTTGGTTGATTTGGCTGGGAGTGAGAGAGTGGATAAATCTGAGGCTGTAGGCGAAAGATTGAAGGAAGCACAACATATCAATAGATCACTGTCTGCACTAGGAGATGTCATCTCTGCTCTTGCACAGAAGAGTGCACATATTCCTTACAGAAACAGCAAGCTTACTCAAGTATTGCAGGATTCtttag GTGGGCAAGCTAAAACGTTAATGTTTGTACATGTAAGTCCTGAAGTTAATGCCATTGGAGAGACAATTAGCACTCTGAAGTTTGCCGAGAGGGTCGCTTCCGTAGAACTTGGGGCAGCTCGATCCAACAAGGAAACTGGTGAAATCCAAGAACTTAAAGAAGAG ATATCAAATCTTAAACTTGCATTGGAAAAGAAGGAAGCTGAAGTAGAACAACTAAAAGTTGGAAACGTTCGAAGCATGACCGAATCTCAAAGAGGAAGAGCGGTTTCTCCTTTCCAAATTCCAAGACATGGAACGTCTTCCAGCATTAAGCCTGGTGACGATAATAGATCCTCTGAG GCCACAAGCAGAAGCGCTTCTTCTGGTAAGCAAAGGAGGTCAAGATTTCCATCTGCATTCGCAGTCGCAGATAAGGAGATGTTGCCGAAGATGCCTAGTCCAGCTGAAGAAAGATTAGCAAGTGCCTTAAAGGCAAGGTCACCATCCCCTCCTGTTAGGAGATCCTCATCCACTGATAGAGGAGCCTCCAATAGAAGCAGGACCAAGGTTGAATCAGTTGACAATCAACCAATCTCTAGAGTACCATTCCCGGCTAGAGTACCTGTTAACAAATCCTTTGCCACAACTACTGTGACCCCTTCTTCAGATGCCACCTCCTCTGGGGTCCATTCCAGTTTCCAAGAAACCACAAAACAAGAGAATATCTCAGATGCGTTATACAACCTCCGTAAACTTAGCATTAAGAAAGTCCACTCAGAACTTGAAGATGAGCAGTTTAGGCAAGCACTTAATGTTAGGCAAGGTGGAATTAGGAAAAACAAAGCTGAGAGTAAGGCTAAAATAAAGCACCAACTGCCAGCAACACTTGAGAAAACTGATGTCGCAATGACATTGCTTTCTGAAATGGATGATGGTGAGAAAATGGAGCAGCCTCCAAAAAGTGACTTCACTGAGCCAGAAACTGAGCAATCACTTGTTGGCTCTCCTATGTATGCTGCCTTGAAGATGAAGAAGCTTGGGCACAACCTGTCAAGGTATCCACACAACTTTGAACAAAG GGGATTAGTGCAACCGCAAGCGGTAGTACCATTGCAGGGAGGAAAAACTGACAGGTCTCCAAAGGAGGGAAGTAACACTAATCTGATGCCTGAATTTAGAAGGAGCCGGTCTACTCCTCGCgtgaaatttttggttttgcCTTGA